Proteins from one Microbacterium proteolyticum genomic window:
- a CDS encoding M50 family metallopeptidase has protein sequence MTAIAFLIGVLVLVIGLAVSIALHEIGHLLPAKLFGVRVGQYMIGFGPTLWSRRIGETEYGFKLLPLGGFISMSGMYPPAPDGDAQPTRRSRLFATMIQDARDANAETMIAGTDRVFYKLPVWKRIVIMLGGPVMNLILAFVLSAIAVSAIGVTQGTTTVASVSQCVIPASDNRTDCASTDPVAPAAAAGILPGDVIVSVDDTPVSTFDEMAAIIQRSPGQALPVVIERDGAQQTVTITPATSNRAVTDATGRPVLDAAGSPEYQTVGFAGLSPQSALVPQPIWYGPEATIQQVGQVAQIMTQLPVRVYDTAVDLFTGQPRDPNGPLSVVGAGRLAGEFAAVDAPILARVQAIVSLLASLNIALFVFNLIPLLPLDGGHVVVALWDGLKRWFARVRGKVARPVDATKLVPVTFVVVILLVGMGGILFLADVFNPIQLF, from the coding sequence GGCCGTCTCGATCGCCCTGCACGAGATCGGGCACCTGCTGCCCGCGAAGCTGTTCGGCGTGCGCGTCGGCCAGTACATGATCGGGTTCGGCCCCACGCTGTGGTCGCGCCGCATCGGCGAGACCGAGTACGGATTCAAGCTTCTTCCGCTCGGCGGATTCATCTCGATGTCGGGCATGTACCCGCCCGCCCCCGACGGCGATGCGCAGCCCACGCGTCGCTCGCGGCTGTTCGCGACGATGATCCAGGACGCGCGCGACGCGAACGCCGAGACGATGATCGCGGGCACCGACCGCGTCTTCTACAAGCTGCCGGTCTGGAAGCGCATCGTCATCATGCTCGGCGGGCCGGTGATGAACCTGATCCTCGCCTTCGTGCTGTCGGCCATCGCCGTAAGCGCCATCGGCGTGACACAGGGAACGACGACGGTTGCCTCCGTCTCGCAGTGCGTGATCCCCGCGAGCGACAACCGCACCGACTGCGCCTCGACCGACCCGGTCGCCCCGGCGGCGGCCGCCGGCATCCTTCCCGGTGACGTCATCGTCTCGGTCGACGACACCCCGGTCTCGACGTTCGACGAGATGGCCGCGATCATCCAGCGTTCGCCGGGTCAGGCGCTGCCCGTCGTCATCGAACGGGACGGTGCGCAGCAGACGGTGACGATCACTCCGGCGACGTCGAACCGGGCCGTGACGGATGCCACCGGGCGTCCCGTCCTGGATGCCGCCGGGTCGCCCGAGTATCAGACGGTCGGCTTCGCGGGCCTCAGCCCGCAGTCGGCTCTCGTGCCGCAGCCCATCTGGTACGGCCCCGAGGCGACGATCCAGCAGGTCGGCCAGGTGGCGCAGATCATGACCCAGCTGCCCGTGCGCGTCTACGACACCGCGGTGGACCTGTTCACCGGCCAGCCCCGCGACCCGAACGGTCCGCTGAGCGTCGTGGGCGCCGGCCGCCTCGCCGGCGAGTTCGCCGCGGTCGACGCTCCGATCCTCGCCCGCGTCCAGGCGATCGTCTCCCTTCTCGCGTCGCTGAACATCGCGCTGTTCGTGTTCAACCTGATCCCGCTGCTGCCGCTGGACGGCGGACACGTCGTCGTCGCCCTGTGGGACGGCCTCAAGCGCTGGTTCGCCCGCGTGCGCGGCAAGGTCGCACGGCCGGTGGATGCCACCAAGCTCGTGCCCGTGACCTTCGTCGTGGTGATCCTGCTCGTCGGGATGGGCGGCATCCTGTTCCTCGCCGACGTCTTCAACCCGATCCAGCTCTTCTGA
- a CDS encoding anthranilate synthase family protein, with amino-acid sequence MTGPDPSSLIHDLLTGSAPFALIARDDATVELLTGTVVDVELLADIPLVDADGLPREVLALVPFRQVRERGFVCHDDGAPLRCLVIDKRMPLPRAEVLASLPATPVALEGAGFDIGDEAYADIVRRVIADEIGRGEGANFVIRRDFVAGVDADPREAALTWFRALLEHEKGAYWTFAVVTPGHVAVGASPEAHVSARDGIVTMNPISGTFRHPQGGATAETLAEFLRSTKETEELFMVVDEELKMMSAVCSDGGRITGPHLKEMSRLTHTEYMLRGRSTLDPRDILRETMFAPTVTGSPMQNACTVIARYETTPRGYYSGVAALFTPNGATEGPTHDLDAPILIRTAYLVDGRLRVPVGATLVRHSDPYGEVGETHGKAAGVLGAIGAIPRDAAPAADPDADPDAPVAPRRPLAEDPAIAELLASRNDRLAPFWMNPQDPDGSGPFAGRTALVVDAEDRFTTMLAHQLRHLGLDARIVHWSEATPAEVDAADLVVAGPGPGDPRDDASDRISAMHHVVSRRLFRRAPLLAVCLSHQILADQLGIDLAPLAQPHQGLQKSVDVFGEDASIGFYNTFTARVAPGTTERGITFGSVTAVAEPTDAVSNLPAGDRDIPVDVAADPVTGDVYALRGERFSSVQGHLESILSRDGMRTLERLIAAAL; translated from the coding sequence ATGACCGGGCCCGACCCCTCCTCCTTGATCCACGACCTCCTCACCGGCAGTGCGCCGTTCGCGCTCATCGCCCGCGACGACGCGACCGTCGAGCTGCTCACCGGCACCGTCGTCGATGTCGAGCTGCTGGCCGACATCCCGCTCGTCGACGCCGACGGCCTCCCGCGCGAGGTGCTCGCACTCGTCCCCTTCCGTCAAGTGCGCGAGCGCGGCTTCGTGTGTCACGACGACGGCGCACCGCTGCGCTGCCTCGTGATCGACAAGCGGATGCCGCTCCCCCGCGCCGAGGTTTTGGCATCCCTGCCCGCCACCCCGGTCGCCCTGGAGGGGGCGGGGTTCGACATCGGCGACGAGGCGTACGCCGACATCGTCCGCCGGGTGATCGCCGACGAGATCGGGCGCGGCGAGGGGGCGAACTTCGTCATCCGTCGCGATTTCGTCGCCGGGGTCGACGCCGATCCGCGCGAGGCCGCCCTGACGTGGTTCCGTGCGCTGCTCGAGCATGAGAAGGGCGCCTACTGGACGTTCGCCGTCGTGACGCCGGGCCACGTCGCCGTGGGGGCCAGCCCCGAGGCGCACGTCAGCGCCCGCGACGGCATCGTGACGATGAACCCCATCTCCGGCACGTTCCGCCACCCGCAGGGCGGCGCGACGGCCGAGACGCTCGCGGAGTTCCTGCGCTCGACCAAGGAGACCGAGGAGCTCTTCATGGTCGTCGACGAGGAGCTGAAGATGATGAGCGCCGTCTGCAGCGACGGCGGCCGAATCACCGGACCCCATCTGAAAGAGATGTCGCGCCTGACGCACACCGAGTACATGCTGCGGGGGCGGAGCACGCTCGACCCGCGCGACATCCTTCGCGAGACGATGTTCGCACCGACCGTGACCGGTTCCCCGATGCAGAACGCGTGCACGGTGATCGCCCGGTACGAGACGACCCCGCGCGGCTACTACTCCGGCGTCGCCGCCCTCTTCACCCCGAACGGCGCGACCGAGGGCCCCACGCACGACCTCGACGCCCCGATCCTCATCCGCACCGCCTACCTCGTCGACGGCCGCCTGCGCGTCCCGGTCGGCGCGACGCTCGTGCGCCACTCCGACCCGTACGGCGAGGTCGGCGAGACGCACGGGAAGGCCGCCGGCGTGCTGGGCGCGATCGGCGCGATCCCGCGCGACGCGGCCCCCGCGGCCGACCCCGACGCCGATCCCGACGCGCCGGTCGCCCCGCGCCGCCCGCTCGCCGAGGATCCCGCGATCGCCGAGCTGCTGGCATCCCGCAACGACCGCCTCGCTCCGTTCTGGATGAACCCGCAGGACCCCGACGGTTCGGGTCCCTTCGCCGGGCGCACGGCGCTGGTGGTGGATGCCGAGGACCGCTTCACCACGATGCTCGCCCACCAGCTGCGCCACCTCGGGCTCGACGCCCGGATCGTGCACTGGTCCGAAGCGACCCCGGCCGAGGTGGATGCCGCCGACCTCGTCGTCGCAGGGCCCGGTCCGGGCGACCCTCGGGATGACGCGAGCGACCGCATCTCCGCGATGCACCACGTCGTCTCCCGCCGGCTCTTCCGCCGCGCTCCCCTGCTCGCGGTGTGCTTGAGCCACCAGATCCTCGCCGACCAGCTGGGCATCGATCTCGCGCCCCTCGCGCAGCCGCACCAGGGTCTGCAAAAGAGCGTCGACGTGTTCGGCGAGGACGCGTCGATCGGGTTCTACAACACGTTCACGGCGCGGGTCGCCCCCGGAACGACCGAGCGCGGGATCACGTTCGGGTCGGTCACGGCCGTCGCCGAGCCGACCGACGCGGTGTCCAACCTGCCCGCGGGCGACCGCGACATTCCGGTCGATGTCGCGGCGGATCCGGTCACCGGCGACGTCTACGCCCTGCGCGGCGAGCGCTTCTCGAGCGTCCAGGGCCACCTGGAGTCGATCCTGTCGCGCGACGGCATGCGCACCCTGGAGCGTCTGATCGCCGCCGCGCTCTGA